The nucleotide window ACAAGTAGGCTGTTGTGTAGGAGAGTtagtatttctttctctcttgcatCTACCCTTAGCTAAACATGTCCATAATTGGaagcagaagaaaatattttcttttatttatgccCCCCCTCCCAATGATCAACACTTTCCTGTCTTTAATGTTTCTTACCTTACCTTCTTCCGGTTGGTTCAGTTCTCATTTATTGTGTATATTGCTCCTCCATCACTCCTCCTGAAAGTCATTTTTGAGAATTCCCATGCCAAAGGTAGATCATCAGTTAAAAGGGAGAGactaaatattttaagaccactaatttttttttttaaaggctgctCAGAGTTTATTAGTTTCTGTTGAGTAACAAAGTAAACAAAGTTACTGAGGCTGCTGGAAAGCACATAGGTGATttggatagtaaaaaaaaaaaagtaacaagtgtggttgcttttgttttttggtgttttgcttttgttttctttaaaaaacacacacacacacacacagcacaaCTACTTCTATGCTTAAGCAGCCAATCTAATCTAAAGGAAAaggtgggagaggaaaagggaagggaagggaagggaagggaagggaagggaagggaagggaagggaagggaagggaagggaagggaagggaagggaagggaagggaaagggaggggaaatggGCTCTGATGCCTAGCGCACTTCAGAAGCGGTGGGGAGCAGCAGGAAGGTGCTGCTGCTCATGCAGAAGGCCCGGTGGTGGTTTTGCTGGGCTCGCTGACATGCCGCTTCCTCATGACTTCCTGAGCCAGGTCACAGGTGATCGTGCCATGAGCAACCTGGAAAGTTCCTGAGTTCTCTGGGGATTCCAATACAGTTGTCATGAATGGATGACTTGACTTCCCGAAGAAGAAGCTTGCCCACCAGTGGCCTGGGTCTGATTTGGGAAGACCAGGATGGTGGGGGATCACTTCCCCAGAGTACTCAGCACTTCCACAGGAGCTGTTGCTGGAAGTGGAACCCAGACGCCTTCGGTAGTAGTCATGGGTTGCTACAAGTGAACCGCTGGACAGGATTGCTGCCATGTTGCTTGTTCTTCTTGAGATGATGTAAATCTTAGTGGCGGCTCCCGAGCAGCCCCTGTCAAGCAGTGGGCTGCGGCGGACGATCACTGGTGACTTGGCTCGGGAGAACGGGGCGCTAGGCCACAGAGCCCATTTGTAAAGGAGATCACGGGAGGATACTCCACGGCAACGGAAAATGCGAGAGTTCTTTGGGTTTTCAAGACCactaattttttaacattatgtGATCCAATAtaaatttttcatctctttgtaaAATGCTAATGAatcaacttttttaaaattatgtgtcACTCATTTCAGAATCTTTAAGTTCCATGTGGAGATATGTTAAATGATTCTAATTTATCTCAGCTGACAAATCATCTGTCAATAAGTCcttcactcagctgccaaaataatcttctttcAGTGCAGGTCTAACAATGTTAGCCccttcaattcaataaactcaTCATTGTATGTATACAAGGGTATTCAGATATTAAGAGCTAAGATTTACATGGTGCTTTAAAGTTGCCTGTATACTTAtgaatgttatctcatttttcctttccactCTCTAAAAGAGACatcctattattattctcattttagagttATAGAAATTAAGGCTAAGTAAGTGATTTTTGTAGATAGATTTGCATTCAATTCTTCTTGACTCAAAATGTAGTTATCTGTCCATTGGACCATCTAGCTAACTAAATCAGATATTTTATGCATATCTGAATATATAGATTCATGTATATactacatgcatatgtatataactaTGTAACAGATAACTGGGTATAAATGTTGCTATTGATATGGAAGCCATGAAACATTCTGAGTTCCCAGTTAGTTTCCAAAGTACTTTTTGGGTTAGCTAAATTCAATTTTTATACTAAATGATGAGGAACCATACATTCATTGATATTGTCAAAACATAATTACTACGGAAACAAATAGCAAACTAATAGGGAACAATCTTATACTTATTTGTATACAGTTGCTTAATTAAAGCTAACATCCATTTCACTTGGTCCCTCCTTTCCCCAAAGCTGAGAAACCACGTTTTTCAGGACTCTTACATTGATATGGAGACATTAAAAATAAGTTGACACAGAGATAAATAGTTATTAAGTGATATGAAAGTCTCAGTTAAAGTACAGGCTAAAATTGAGGTATTCTTAAAAGAAAGGATGTAAAGGATTAACATTTAAGAGGTTGGAAAAGTCTTTAAGAGGTTCGATTTtagctcaaattttaaaaaagcctgGGAAGCTAGGACagaataacaaagaaagaaagcattccaggaatggaagaCAGTTAATGAAAAGCATGTAAATGGAGTGTCCTGTCCAAAGAACAggagagtaaagtataagaagactcaAAAGGTAGGAAGGGCTTTAATAATAATGTTAGGCATATGTtctatgtattattaatattatatatatatatatatatagggctTTAACCCCTAagaattatttatatttgatcctacagGTAATAGAAAGCCACTGGGATTTAATGACTACTGGAGGTCCATGATTAGAACTGAGTtttaggaagataattttgtCAGTTGGTATACTGGGGAAATACGTGAACACTAATAAGGCTACTTTAGTAGACCAAGTATGATGTGAAGAAGGTCTAGTCTATGAAGATCACAGTGTAAGTAGAGAAAAGGGGGCATAAAAAGGTGATGTGTAATGGTAGAATCTATAATACGGGGCAACAGAACAGATATGTAGCTTGAGAAAGATTGAGGAGTAGGAGTGTAGCCAAGGAGGTGGAATGAAGTCAACATTTTAATGAACTTTCCCAACCTACCCTTCTGGATAAATTCTATAGAATAGTGTTGAAAGTTTTCAAGTTCGGatacccaaactgcaccttcaggCTGTCTATGAGACCCTTCTTTACCCCAGATTGCTGAGGGAGGAAGTTCTTGCTTTGGAAGGCTAAACAGAGGGGtggagcatgcaaaaaaaaaatgtcctcaggcactgggaagagtGGGAATAAAGCAGCTCTCCCAGTGCCAGTTCTGCCCACTTGCCAATATTTCACCAATTCTGATTTAGTATACCTTAAACTGAATTCTGATCAGAATAATCAACAAAAAGGTACAAATGAGCCTTATCCAGTTCTGGGCAtgttagaagaaaaagagaggtcTTTGGACTCTTAAGGTAGAGGAAAACCTGGAATGCAGCAAGCAGGGCTGAGATGGGGATGGCTATATTCTTTAGACTCTAAAGTATGCCTCTTAAGTTTAGAGGTACATAGAGGtatgtagcagcagcagcagcagcaggaaaagCACCCCAGTGTCCATTTTTTGAGGAAGATGAACCCCTAGAAAGGAAGAAATTCCAGCGGAACCCAGCAGCTAGTACCACAAGTAGGAGCAGGAGTCATTTGGCAGTTCCATTGCCCATTGTCCAGATGCAAGTCTCAGTCATAGTGTTAGAGTGATTGCAGTGGAGCTGGAGTTACATGATGGGTGCTTAAATAGCAGAGTAAAGGATGTTGTGCTGCTTCAACCCcccaccccaacacacacacatacacacaaagaaaaaaaaaagagagaagagcaggagGGATATATCTCACTGGGGTGAGAAGGAAAAGTAGCTCAGAGAATATAGCCGCAATTGCATCCTTCCCCCTCTTCCAGACTCCCTGCACCTCCCTTCCCTCTGCACATACTCcctcctcagagaggtgccctcaGGTTacctcctctctttttccctctcccatctGGGACAGCTGCAAAAGGGGGGGGGTATCTTCTCATACCACCAGGCCGGCCACAACCTCTAAAAGATCTCCactttctgccttcctttccaCCCAACTGTCAGTCTAAGGGGTCGCCCCAACCCACAAAGGTTAACTGTGTTCCTTCTGCCCCTGCTCCCATTCCCATTTGGGTCACAGCCCAATAAGCAACTGAGGTGAGGCTGCATAGGCACAGGAGGTGGCTTGGGGGTGGTTGGGAGCCTGGCCCTGACCTCCCActcagggagggagagacactTCTGCAGTGGGAAGGGTCAGGCACAGCACAGTTTTGGGCAGGGAGGGCCCCAGCATGAGGTCCCTAAAGGATTCTAAAAGGACATCTTAAACTAAAACCCAGGAACAATCCAAAATACTTTTTCACATTTCCTAGAGCAAAGAAACAGCAAAGTGGGAACCAGCCCATTCAATGAGACAACAAGGGAACTGGCTGCACAAGAAGTGCAATCTAACTGGAAAAAATAGCTACAGGCTTCCCCATAGCAAGACAACATGCATTACCTTTTCACCATGAGCTATCTGCTAAAGCAAGGAGGTTCTCCCTTTTGCttcccctttctccatctctccctcctttcttcactttatctctctatatgtccccattttttcttctcattttttccagCCCACCCCCCACCTTTTCTTTCTCACTATTGagatcttcctcttctctctattttcctgtcctctctttctccatctctcactctttcttcctccaTGGTCCACTTGCACCCTTTACTTCCTCTTTCCcaatctctttccctttccctctgtctcattCTCCTTTCCTGCTCTCTGTTCTGCTAcagttcctcttcctcttcctccctctttttcttttcccactttctcAGAGAGAAATTTGATGATATGTGTCCATACCATCTCTGCACaatatgagggaaaaaaaaacccaacaacactTCAGTTTAAATTGGgtaattaatgaaattatattgtAGAGCAGAATCCATTCTGAAGTTATTACAGTTCCATTATCTACAtctcttcctttatctttcctttaCTTTTATCTAGATGTAGTCTATTGTTTTCTACCTGTTTAAGTaggttaaaataatatatttcaaaatgaaaatgtaataataaaatgaaaataaataaaatttagacTGCCCATtttttgacaaatagtcaaagatgATAATCTTTTAAATCTCTTGGATATTTATTGTAGAATACAGTGAAATATGAGACACTAGTATAAAATTAAGGAGGGATTTAAGGACAATAAGCCTCATTTATGGACAATTGTATTCCATGTGGCCAGAGCAGTTTGGGAGAGCACAGGCTGATATGACTGATGTGATAAACAATTGCTTTCTGACCCATTGTGCTAAGATTTGTTCAAGAAAATAGTCAAGTCCAAGCTGGTCCCAACCTATGACTAgagccatgtttttaaaaatagcattaaaaacAGGAGTGCTCCAAAGGTTGAATGACCACAATGTTGTGAATTCAATCTACTTTTGAAACACAAACtcttctccaggaaaaaaaagcGGGGAGGGGAATGTTGTAAAATTGTTCTCTTTAATAGATTTACTTGAGAGAAGATTAAAAGTAATGCTGTCTATTAAGTAACTGACCCATTATATTCTATTGCCCTACACCAAtgaa belongs to Monodelphis domestica isolate mMonDom1 chromosome 8, mMonDom1.pri, whole genome shotgun sequence and includes:
- the LOC100011569 gene encoding pancreatic progenitor cell differentiation and proliferation factor-like, with protein sequence MAAILSSGSLVATHDYYRRRLGSTSSNSSCGSAEYSGEVIPHHPGLPKSDPGHWWASFFFGKSSHPFMTTVLESPENSGTFQVAHGTITCDLAQEVMRKRHVSEPSKTTTGPSA